CAACTGAAGAACGGGCGATGGCGAACCACGCTTCTGTGAACCACCACTCTGAACGATTCTGCATGGTCGACGACCTCGAACGTCCATCGTCGATGCTACCGGCAACCTTCGTTGGGGTTGGGGCGCTTCACAGCAAGGTTAATTTACCTCTTTCGGCCTCCTGTGGTTTACAAATTTGTTCCTTCCTTGATTATGATATTGCTGGATAGGTTTGTATTGTTAGAAAATCAAAATCATATCAATAAGGATGCAAAGTTTTATGATATGAAATGACATGGCTTTATCCATAGGATAAAGCAAATCCATTGGCAACAGTTCTCAGTGCTGCTATGCTTCTAAAGTATGGCCTCGGTGAAGAAAATGCTGCCACAAGAATTGAGGCTGTAGTTTTGGATACACTAGGCAGAGGATTTAGAATTGATGACATATACTTGGCTGGATGTGTACGTATtccttctctctttctctcttatTAGTCTTTGGATACTTCGTCCAGTAGTGATCAAATGACTTGAAccaatatattttaaatatcatGAAAATGAATAATGTAACTAGTTTTTGTCCCTATATTGATCAAATCGAGCTGGTTTTAGGGTTCAAATTACATCCATTATATGATCAAATGTATTGTGGAGTTAGGATGATCTGTTTCACTGCCAATTTTGATAACTATCCTTAGTACTTCCTCTTTTTGGTCATCATTCTAATGATCTTCTTGACTGCATAGAAACGAGTCGGATGCGAAGAGATGGGTGAGGAACTATTAAAGTCTATAAAGTCCCATATACTTGCTACAGTTTGAGTCGAACGTGGGCGATGGATTCTTTTTTCGCCTCTTAGCGTTGGTTTGCAAATGCGCTTTCATGTCAGTGTCCAACCTTCCTCTTTACAGTTATTCTTTTGCATCTGTATGAACCAGTTGAGTTTAAGGTCTTCTTTTTACCTTGGAACTATAAATAACTG
This region of Cucumis melo cultivar AY chromosome 7, USDA_Cmelo_AY_1.0, whole genome shotgun sequence genomic DNA includes:
- the LOC103501151 gene encoding 3-isopropylmalate dehydrogenase 1, chloroplastic-like isoform X2 — protein: MANHASVNHHSERFCMVDDLERPSSMLPATFVGVGALHSKDKANPLATVLSAAMLLKYGLGEENAATRIEAVVLDTLGRGFRIDDIYLAGCAKEDGLSSMNLKKEEKWIPLLGIRLIRFDAQMDFR
- the LOC103501151 gene encoding uncharacterized protein LOC103501151 isoform X1, with translation MANHASVNHHSERFCMVDDLERPSSMLPATFVGVGALHSKDKANPLATVLSAAMLLKYGLGEENAATRIEAVVLDTLGRGFRIDDIYLAGCVYVKYFDITLIPSAIFFFNAHHMKMDSGFDAQMDFR